Sequence from the Magallana gigas chromosome 4, xbMagGiga1.1, whole genome shotgun sequence genome:
TATTCGCCCCGAAGGTAACCCAACTGAGTGAATCAATGTTTAATGGCCTGTCCTTGCTGGGAAGACTTCGTCTTCATTTTGAAAGCTTGCAGTCGTTGCCAGTACATCTCTTCTCCAATCCGTCCGCTGACGCCATGCCTCGGCATCTGCTAAGACTAACCATCCAAGGAGTTAAGAGTCTCCCGAGGGACATACTGCGAGGACAGCAGCGGCTGGAGAGCTTAACACTCTCTGGGGTTGAAGATTTACCTTCAGGTATATTTGACGAGATTCAGACGTTGCACCACTTGAATTTGTCGACCAGTAACGTAAGAAGAATTTCGCCGTATTGGTTCAGCAATCTGGGGAGTCTCAAGTCTTTGAATCTTAGCAGTACTGGGCTACAGGAACTTAGGAACGACTCGTTCATCGGGCTGAATTCTCTGTCTGTCCTGGACCTATCGCACAACGATTTAAACAGCCTTCCAGAGTCGGCGTTTGAATACTTCAAGGAAACTCTGCAAAGTCTAAACATTACGGGTAATTCTATTGATTACATCcaagaaaagatactcagagGCTTGTTTTCCTTACAATCACTGGACCTCAGTTACAATGGTATTGTAAAAGTTTCCACAAAGGCCTTCACTGATCTGAGCAAGCTGCAAGTATTAAACCTGCGAAACAACAGTTTGTATTATATACCAGAGGATGTGCTCCAATATCAAAAAGACCTGCGGATTCTAGATCTTGCCAGCAATAATCTCACGACGTTACCCCAAAACCTTCTACAGAACGCCATATCTCTTCGCGTGTTGGATCTGTCAAATAACCCCGTTTCTACATTCCCGGAGTGGTTTCTAGCACACTCGCGTTTCCTGGAGTTCTTGATTTTGGAGGGAAACCCACTTCACTGCGACTGTCGCCTGTTTGTGGTCGAGTCCCAGACATCGGGCCCCATGTTAAACATGACGGGGGTGTGTTTGTCTCCGGACTCCCTGAGGGGACAGCCGGTGAGTGCGGTGATTTCTCAGGAAAATTGCAGCACGGACCAggaatcatcatcatcatcatcatcatcatcatcacaaTCATCGTCACCCAGCACAAAAGGTAGCTCATACGTATACACTTCCACAGTCACCATCAAAACACCACCTACCAGTACCACTTCTCCAGAAATTGAGGAATCTACCCCTACCACCCCCATCACCACTACATCATGGACCGATAATTTTACCACAGTCACCATCAAAACACCACCTACCAGTACCACTTCTTCAGAAATTGAGGAATCTACCACTACCACCGCCATCACCACTACATCGTGGACCGACAATTTTACCACAAGTACATCAATGACACAGGATGTGACGTCATTCAACCAAACTACCACAGATAGTAGGCCAACAAGAGTGAGTGAAAAACCAGTTGTGTTCGAGGGAAAGGATTTCGGAAGCGTGTCCTCGTCTGGCATGAAGGCGTTCTACATAGCAATAGGCGTCATCGGGGCCCTGTTTGTTTTCGGCGTCATTGCGCATGTCGTCAGGCGTGGTCGACTCGGCATCAGAAGCAGAAGTTACAGCATCAACCAGGAAATTATTCACGGTGATGGCCAGGAACATATCTAGAAACTGGGAATCTTTAAGATTCTTCCTGACATGATCAATAATTTTAGATGTTCTagaattgtatttatttattaatattttggtTTGTGTAAACATGCATTTAGAATCAGTATTAAGTGTCACAACTTGTGCTTTGAACAAATCCCCTTAAGACAAATTAAATATCTACTGTACTTATTTGTGGTTGTAATACGTGTCTAAAAATTGaatagaaactgtttattatataaatagtgcctgtttgggagggtaacagttgaaattgacaccccgagaaaaccattgtcaaccgacgcgaagcggaggttgacaatggtcttcgaggggtgtcaatttcaactgttatcctcccaaacaggcactatttattttgttatactgaatgtcttttttaaaatttttaagaaaattttactgcttttatataggaataacgtgaattctacagcgaaccgtacgcgcataattttcgcgcatgtaacattttttaatgttacccgttgccaagtgcgttgctaacgctgagggtaatagtaaatattattaactgcgtcttaaccaatcagatttcagtatttaacatgaaagtataacaatacaaaatgttacatgcgcgaaaattatgcgcgtacggttcgctgtagaatttattttattttattattcctcgtacaaaataaataaataaataaaaggatgGTCCAGTTTCCAACATTACTTTATTATGGCATTGgtgaataataatgatgataagAAGGTGACCTGAAATGAAAACACTCATACAATTGAcgcatacatttttataatatttagatatttaaattttaagataaaaacaattaaagaaagtatttcTCACCAAATTCGCCTTCAGTAAAACTTAATAGTAATAGTTTGAAACTAGTGACAATCTCAAACTATTAAATCAGACCAGTTGTAAAACTGTCTCTGTCTGCTGGCAACCGAGTTATGTTCTAAAATCATGGTGCAAAGCATTATAAATTAAGTGTTATCACTCACACTTGCGCACTGACCATACACACCCATGAAAACCTGTTTTTCCACTACCAAATATAGACATACAGTAGCTATTACCGTATTTGGTAAATCACAACCCAAAATAACACAATCACGTGACAGAACACGAATACCAGTCAAACACGAGTAAACTATGAATGAGTTAATAATGAAATGTATGGATGAATGaatgagtaaataaatgaattactaAATACTAAATTATACTCAATTGTATCCCTGTGACAATAGTATCCACTATCCACAGGTTACATGTACTATAAGCTatacatgtttaaacaatatacatgtaatgctttctttaatgtttcatgcgggatatgaaggtagcgacattgcagaaaaaaatacataaccagctttagcgggttatgtaaaaaaaaattctgcaatgttcgctaccttcataacccgcatgagtcatcaaagaaagcattttattgtttatattaagaTCTATCTTTTAActaatcaataaattgatcATATAAAGTTTgtgaaattcactaaattactgttaacgtaCATAAGTAGGTTCGCTAAAGAAatagccaaatcgtctcctgtgagacatTGAGTCTGACTCTGACACCATcctgattattttgtgcagtccgtgatttttcttacaGTTGtgtaggtcgctgtaggtttccaCCAATCGATAAAGAAGGCGTGAAGATTTCAGtttttgtcagtttcagccgctgtagatatCGACCAATCGATTAACAGGACGTGTAGacttcagtctggctgtttctataactataagtttccttaaaaaatagagggaatcatattcggtatagatgtaaatatattatactagtaatttgtgtcagagagagagagagagagagagagagttttatcAAAGAAGGGTATTGGGTTTTTGGGGATTGGGTCGTTGTttggagggttttttttaatttttttaagggggggggggttctttcGTCTTTGAGTTTCCGGGTGTGTATTGCTATAATTGCCATGGACAACCATAAAGTGAGTGgcgatatttttttcaatgaactGTTTTCTTATTGGAcagatgatataaaaaaaaaaaccagcacTCACACCTAAAATAAGCAGCATGtatgtgcataaaaaatattacacttGGATTCAAGCATTTTTGTATTCAACGAAAATATTTAACAAGATCTGGGATTTTTAGTATCCCCACCGAAATACGACTAACGGAAGTGtcaagttgtaaattttgaaattacttattataacataattttgtaatttgatCTCTGTACAATGACTGATACCGCGTTAGTTTGGAGTACACTGtcccaaaaaaaaccaaaaaaaaaccaacattcaTCGCGACGGAATTGCAATGCGAATGCATACACGTGTGTGTTATTTTAAAGCTACGTATAAAGAAATTGTATCGTTCAAACTTCAAAGATAACTAAAGTTGTAAAGAATGAGTGATATGGAATAAAGATTAAAATGCAGTAAAATGGAAAGTGTTGCCCAAGAGGTTCCGGGTATCTGGGATTGAAAGGTAacgtttaaaacaaatattgtgaatttaagaaaaatgagtCAGTATTTGATGCCGTCAcaacataattttaatgtaattttaattcaagaaaacattgtttaaacGTTCAGGCACGttgcatgggggggggggggggggggggtaatgatttttctgtaatttacatttaaaaaaatgaattaacatgttacccccccccccattttttttggcttgtcaagatttttgggaTGAGTCTGCCTTCCCctcctttcaaaaacgatgcttcgTGCCTAACGTTTATACATGATCGTGATTTAGTGATCTCATTTAAAAGTGATCTCATTTAATAGTACAGAATATTTATGTATTCATGTGTAAGCTATATCactcccaatttttttttcatctcatcGCTTCTTACTGTTTTCTCAAGTAATCAACTAATCAGTCAACAATCATAATGTGCGCTTCGAATGAACACATATATGTGCGCTCAGTGCGCTGGTGACTTTTACAACCCTAAACAAAAGTGCAATTCAGATTTATATAAAGAGTTTTATAAAATCGTATTTCCGACGAACAGGGTTCGCGTCCGCGTGTCGGCCACTTTtccaattttatattaaaaccgCACGGGCGTAAAACATCAATAATCTGAACCCTTTACTTTATTGAAGCGCACTTGGCCAAAAAAAGGGGAGATACTTTCTCCACCAGTGAtcttaaacaaaacattactaaaatatatgtattttttcaaattttgaacagCAGAAATAAGGAAACATGTGTCTATTTAAcaaacatgcatgtattaattAAGTAATTTGACGATTGAACAAGTAAGGGTGAAAACGCACATAAATTGATAACATATGAACGAAGAAAAATAGATATTCTGTAATTGATAAGAGTTAT
This genomic interval carries:
- the LOC105342519 gene encoding insulin-like growth factor-binding protein complex acid labile subunit, encoding MIPLLLSVSTDAKEECSPCRCSYTAWRGWAYLTADCSGLDLFDAPNITAPIYILDLSNNNLKGVAQLNISRFQHLRSLRIRNTSLRTLPSEFLSGGPLLREIDFTGNKLEFFSPGSLVNLKYLDTIRGLEAEYFSDSAFLGFESLGTLEITFSQSNISENIFSNLKISSLNLRFLSSETIPARILHFGQKYLSDLTIFAPKVTQLSESMFNGLSLLGRLRLHFESLQSLPVHLFSNPSADAMPRHLLRLTIQGVKSLPRDILRGQQRLESLTLSGVEDLPSGIFDEIQTLHHLNLSTSNVRRISPYWFSNLGSLKSLNLSSTGLQELRNDSFIGLNSLSVLDLSHNDLNSLPESAFEYFKETLQSLNITGNSIDYIQEKILRGLFSLQSLDLSYNGIVKVSTKAFTDLSKLQVLNLRNNSLYYIPEDVLQYQKDLRILDLASNNLTTLPQNLLQNAISLRVLDLSNNPVSTFPEWFLAHSRFLEFLILEGNPLHCDCRLFVVESQTSGPMLNMTGVCLSPDSLRGQPVSAVISQENCSTDQESSSSSSSSSSQSSSPSTKGSSYVYTSTVTIKTPPTSTTSPEIEESTPTTPITTTSWTDNFTTVTIKTPPTSTTSSEIEESTTTTAITTTSWTDNFTTSTSMTQDVTSFNQTTTDSRPTRVSEKPVVFEGKDFGSVSSSGMKAFYIAIGVIGALFVFGVIAHVVRRGRLGIRSRSYSINQEIIHGDGQEHI